A stretch of DNA from Vanacampus margaritifer isolate UIUO_Vmar chromosome 1, RoL_Vmar_1.0, whole genome shotgun sequence:
TGCCGTGTTCCTATTGCTGCCcgcaacagtttttttttatcagttgaAGGCTTATGACTGCTATCTAGTGTTTGTTCTTGTTATTGACATTGTTTTGCTCTCTCCACTTTTTGCATACTTCTCTGCGGCATCTAATGTGAGGATTAAACCGTAGCAGTCAAAATGGTTGGATGACTGTCACTGTGATTTTCATTCATGTCAAGAAGTCATTCATTGATGTTGGTGTGTGTTTATAAGTGCAGTGGCACAAAATGGTACGTTTGAGAGAGGGATTCATTTGATTCAAAAACAGTAGAGTGAACCCCTGCACTTACAGAGcatttggattattattttttatttttttttactgtttcttcttcgtgtgtttttcttcgttttttatTGACATGCttaactgtgggtacagattagcaaaaaaaaaaaaaaaaaaataaaataaaataaaaaataaataaatatatatatatatcataccCTGGCCCCAGAGAGGGCTTCGTAGATTGTGCCCAAATGTAACACAAATGTGAGCAGGGGTGCACAGGCCACTGAAAAAAGGACTatagaagccccccccccccctccaaaaaaaaaacaaaatcaagatGACCGGTGAGGTaagaaatatttcatttcacAATTGTCACAAATGAAGTCTGATAGATCGGGCCCATTAGAGAAATTTCCAAATCTCAAAGTGTTGTATCGTACAACGGGTGCTATGTAGGCTCCCTCTGGTGGTATCAAAAATACTCACTACCAAAGTAcatttcagttgtatttaacttttgagtACAATACATGTGCATTCAAATATTCAAAACGATTTGTCTTTAAACCAGTGTTTaggtgcatttttatttaacttttatatattttatttgaatctatagtcttttattttcttattttagtgcagtgattatgttcaaactgtgcatgtTGTAACAGTGGCTTATAAtttgtaaaatacttttttaggaataaaacttCTCCCTCGTTTTGGATGATAATGAGACGAGACAGGAACATGTCAGTTAAATCCAGCTAATGGGTTGTGATTCTTACAAAAGCTGGGCTTGCCATTGGCCGAGCAATATGTGGATGGAATGAAGGCTGACCCACTGCACGAGATAGGCGCGCATGCGTCAGTAAACCTTCCTTAGGGGTATTTGTCAAGCAAATGCCACAAACATGTTATTGACCGCAAGGTGATTGATCATTTCTAGTCCTTACACTGCCTTATAGAATACAGCAGACTtaaaaattctgctactggtctataaatcttGAATGATTTAGGTCCTGAATATGATAAAGAAATGCTAATGGGATATACTGTAAGCTCTGTAGGGctctgaggtctgcagactcAGGTGAATTAGCCCAGAGTTCCAAGTAAATAAGGTGAGGCAGCATTTAGTTGTTATGCTGCTCTCAAATGGAATAAACGGCCAACCGAAGTGAAGTCAGTCccaagtgtgattttttttttatcccgttttaaacaatattttttttccatgcttttgtttgagctcttttaaagcatttgtaaaatcaatttaaataaaaatagttcttaTATGACATTCTACTTGTAATTTTATTACACTGTCCTCAGTGGAACTCGAACCTGCTCCCTCCGCCCCCatgtgatgaaagaaaagaaggcGTGAGGTGAAGTAACAAAATGTTGCATATGACTCATCAAACTAACTCAGTTggctaaaaattgtttttaatcaaatgttGAAGGTTCAAGGACTTAAAGGATTGTTTTGGGGGGCATATCAACACAAATTTCCACATGATGTGTCATGAAATAGTATAGGCCGAGGTCCCAGGTTAAGCCCGTTAGCGTCAAGTCTGTGAAAATAAAGACAGAACAATAAGATAAATTAAATGCCATAAAAAGAAATGTGTGCAAAAATGCAAACGGCTTAATTGCATATATATTTAGAAGgtctgaaacaaaacaaaaaactaaaataaattgttaatTGTTGCGTGAGGATGAGTAGGCAGATTTCGGGTTGTGCAGAGCACTGTAATGTTGTTCTTGTTGGTTAAAAACTAGAAACAGAAAAAACGTGCTAAATGTTACTTGCTATCAAACAAATCAGTGCTTTTTGCCCAAATAATTGACATAATACAGGCAGACCACGAAGGTGGCGGACCACATTTGATTTGCAGGCAGTGTTGAGCGCACACAAGGCCACTGACGTCAAAACtttgaaataaatcaatgaaaagaaaacaaaacaacacttcCTGCTTCGCTTTTGAAGCCCAGATTTTTAGTGCaacaacatttgaaaatgacccAACATTCACTGTGCTTCTGCAAACATCGACCCATTGTTTTCTTAATTCAATTCTTATTTCGCTGTTGTTGTGAATATTGATGGTTAAATGACAgctgctcgtttttttttttttttttaaggacttaGCAATTTGCGCAGTTCCGGCAGTTGTCAGCTTCAAGAAACTGAATACGTAGCATACCAGCCGATCAGCTGATGCACACTGCTAGGTGTGCCATAATTGTCAACCTCCGCCCAAGTGAATTATTTAAGGTGTGTTTTGTGCTGTGACGTCCAAGTAATTAACagagaagtaaaaaataatatgtcTTTTAACACGGGAGCGCCGCCCTGCTTTTTCAAAGCACTCGTCTATTATTTTCAGTGTTTCTCTCCGACCTCGTTAAGGGTTGATGGCAATTAAGCAACACCTGTCAGCAAGAAAGGACTTCAAGAAGTTACTTTTATGCTACGCCGCTTAATTTTCATTCacaaacatttgacaaaaaaaacaagagaccCTTTTGGGGTTGTCGTATTAATTACGATTCTTCTCTCAAATGAATAATTTGCCATTTGAGGGCCTCAATTTGCAGGCCaccaaaagtcactcaagggccCCATGAGAATAAGTCATCCCCTAGTCGGAAACAAGTACACTACACAGATGGGCAACACTAAATTGTGAAGCTTTTTTAAACTATTGAATCTAATAAGGGTGTTTAGATTTGGATCATTATTTCGAGGAGTCGCCATGAGGCCTCTTCATGGCGGCATCAAGCATCATGACTGTACATTTGCATACAAAAATGAATTCAACgcaaatattttcattacaaCATTGCAGCCCCATTGGTCCAAACATGgtattataattaatattgtgtttgtggaatatgaattaagcagcaaattcatttgtttttggccatttgctcgcaaaaaaaaaaatctgaattatgtctttattttcagaattctgactttaaagtcagagtcagcattctgactttaaagcgaGACTAATAGttgcactaataaagtcagaatcctgagattaaagtcagaattctcactgtaatctcagaattctgagaataaagtgagaatcatgctaacctttttttttagtctttaatggcactaatcctcttccgtaaaatCCTTATTTTACAGGTGTTGCTTAAACACCTTTGCTAGCTTGCAAAGGTCATAAATGAATGCTCAGATGGAGTACAGTTGGCCAGAACACGTGTGACAAGACGAAGCTGATCCATGCGTGTGCAAAAATGGTTGACTTTTTAGTCATGtcttatccccccaaaaaatgcaattgaaatTGACTGAACAAgaataaaaattatttacacCGCCTTCTGCTCGGTCGCTTTTAGACTGCCTATCATCCTTTCTGTGGTCTAAAAATGTGCGAtgcaagaaagaaaagaacatactttgaaaatgatAATGGCTTAATTAAACTGGGATGGCGGCATACCAAACAACTGCGTGGATGGGTGTGTCCCTTAATTAAGGAAGTAAGGGTTTAGCCACATGCAATTTTCAAAGTGTGTAAGGTGTGTATTGTATTTATGAATAATGCTGACGTGACTCCGTTAAAATGATCAATTAAGTCTGGGGAACATTTCCTTGTATGCAGGTGCACCATCCTGCTTTTCATCGTGCGCCTTTTATGTCACAAATCAATTTTTTGAAGAAtcatttcattgtgaaaaaaatggagATTTAACCCAAAAGAGGCTTCAAACAACTTCTCCTTAAGATCAGGGGATGTTGTAAATATGTACCAACCGTGGACTtttgaagccctttgagactcttttgtggtaaacaaaacaaacttctCCGAAAAGTCTCGATTctcattttatatttcattcaGCATTTCCCAGATGCacatcatgtaaaaaaaaaattaaaaatctttgatgctatatttatttgattaaaacacacgcacacacacaggcagcTATCTTGAATGCGTCCCAAAATGTTGTTTGAGAACCCGTCCGATGTGTCATGTGACAAGACGATTACGGCGTTTAACATTCCAGGGCTGCGTCAACCCAGCGTATAAAAGGAGCGCTCGCTGTGCTTCTCAGCATCAAGCGTCACTACTGCAAAGGTAACTTCCCGCAACTCAGCTGAACGCGAAACCGATTTCTTATCATGATCCGATTGTAATCCTGATGGTCAAAcgcacaaatgaaaaaaaatgattcttcTGTCATTGCACAGATGGCATCCGCTCTTCGCTCCTTGCTCCTCCTTTGCGGGATCTGTGGACTGTTGACCGGAATCGTAAGTCAAAATCTCACCGAGCGACGTCAATACATCTGCTATTGTGTTTGATCATCGTCAGTGATTTTCCGTCTTGTTTTCTTTCTCCGCAGTCCTGTCAAACCTTGAAAGGTTGGTGTAAATTTCATACTTGGATTCCTTCCTCACATAGTTGTGAGCCAGAAGACTGAGTTGTTGCCTTTTCTACCTAAAAAGGCTAAAATTGTGTTGCAGGGTACTGCCCTCCAGGCTGGACCCGGTTGAATGATCGCTGCTTCATCTACCAACATGACGAGAGAACCTTTTCTGATGCAGAGGTCGGGAAGAGCGTCACGCATAGTTGCAACGTGGTACAGAAACAGTTTACTGCTGTTTTAAACACTGTTTTCGCTTTTTTCGCACCAGAGAGTCTGCACCATTCTAGGTGGGAATCTGGCCTCCCTCACAAGTGACCTGGAACACAGAGTGGTCGTTGAAGTCATTCGGGAAGCCGCTGGTGTTTTCGAAGACACCTGGATTGGATATCATGATACAATCATGGTAAAACTTTGATCAGTACAAACACCCTGAGTGAATCTTGTTCAGTCCAAAAAATGTTGCCACCTAGAACATGAATGTTTTGTCACCAGTTAAAATGAAAGATGTGcagtgttgaaaaaaatgagGAATCATTTTTGCGACACCTTCTGGTGGACACTTGTCAGATAGCAACTCCCTTTGGAGTTAAACTTTATAAATGCATTTTGCTTTCAAATGaaatgatacttttttttttttttttttaaatatcacaatCACCTAATCTTGTTCAACATGTTCCTCCCTCCTTAGAATCTAGTATGATGTCAGACATCAGTTTCACGATGATCCTGTGGATTACCATgagacaaacaaacatcagATGAAAATCCAAACAGTTGTTATCTTGTGCTTCATTCACATTTTCTCTTCCAGGAGGATGACTTCATATGGACTGATGGCACTGCTGATACATACACAAACTTTGCGGCTGATCAACCAAATG
This window harbors:
- the LOC144054030 gene encoding ladderlectin-like isoform X1, giving the protein MKKNDSSVIAQMASALRSLLLLCGICGLLTGISCQTLKGYCPPGWTRLNDRCFIYQHDERTFSDAERVCTILGGNLASLTSDLEHRVVVEVIREAAGVFEDTWIGYHDTIMEDDFIWTDGTADTYTNFAADQPNDATVVGEDEDCVDIEEDDELWHDDSCTDLSPYICARDVIVKKH
- the LOC144054030 gene encoding ladderlectin-like isoform X2, whose protein sequence is MASALRSLLLLCGICGLLTGISCQTLKGYCPPGWTRLNDRCFIYQHDERTFSDAERVCTILGGNLASLTSDLEHRVVVEVIREAAGVFEDTWIGYHDTIMEDDFIWTDGTADTYTNFAADQPNDATVVGEDEDCVDIEEDDELWHDDSCTDLSPYICARDVIVKKH